From one Rhodamnia argentea isolate NSW1041297 chromosome 1, ASM2092103v1, whole genome shotgun sequence genomic stretch:
- the LOC115754645 gene encoding protein SULFUR DEFICIENCY-INDUCED 2-like isoform X1: MSQRKSQKQETPPPYRVLHKLPQGDSPYVRAKHVQRELQLVEKNPDAAIGLFWKAINAGDRVDSALKDMAIIMKQQDRAEEAIEAVRSCRHLCSTHAQESLDNVLIDLYKKCGRLDEQIELLKQKLWMICHGEVFNGKATKTARSHGKKFQVTVKQETSRILGNLGWAYMQQGNFMAAEVVYRKAQMIDPDANKACNLSLCLIKLERNMEARSILLDALQGEFPGSDDPKARTRAEELLQGLVPGEASSLRSMGSAQRVEDAFIEGLDHLMNQWMPLRSKRLPIFEEISPFRDQLAC, from the exons atgagccaGAGGAAGAGTCAGAAGCAAGAAACCCCTCCTCCATATCGCGTTCTTCACAAGCTGCCTCAAGGTGACAGCCCTTACGTCCGAGCCAAGCACGTCCAG CGTGAACTGCAGCTGGTTGAGAAAAATCCGGACGCGGCAATAGGTCTGTTTTGGAAGGCGATAAATGCAGGGGATAGAGTAGATAGTGCACTCAAAGACATGGCTATTATCATGAAACAACAAGACAGAGCAGAAGAAGCGATTGAAGCAGTTCGATCTTGTAGGCATCTCTGCTCCACACATGCTCAAGAATCTCTGGACAACGTACTCATCGACTTGTACAAG AAATGTGGTAGACTGGACGAACAGATTGAACTATTGAAGCAGAAACTGTGGATGATATGCCATGGTGAGGTTTTCAATGGGAAGGCCACAAAGACAGCACGTTCGCATGGAAAGAAGTTTCAGGTCACTGTCAAGCAAGAGACTTCCAGAATACTG GGCAACCTAGGATGGGCATACATGCAACAGGGCAACTTTATGGCAGCCGAAGTGGTTTACCGTAAAGCTCAGATGATCGATCCTGATGCAAACAAGGCATGCAACTTGTCTTTATGCCTGATCAAGCTAGAAAGGAACATGGAGGCACGCTCCATTCTTTTAGATGCATTGCAAGGTGAATTTCCAGGATCTGACGACCCAAAGGCGAGAACCCGGGCTGAGGAGCTATTGCAAGGATTAGTGCCAGGGGAAGCTTCCTCGTTACGGTCGATGGGGTCGGCCCAGAGGGTCGAGGATGCTTTCATTGAAGGACTTGATCACTTGATGAACCAGTGGATGCCACTAAGATCGAAGAGACTTCCCATTTTTGAAGAGATTTCTCCGTTTAGGGATCAGTTGGCTTGTTGA
- the LOC115754645 gene encoding protein SULFUR DEFICIENCY-INDUCED 2-like isoform X2 — MSQRKSQKQETPPPYRVLHKLPQGDSPYVRAKHVQLVEKNPDAAIGLFWKAINAGDRVDSALKDMAIIMKQQDRAEEAIEAVRSCRHLCSTHAQESLDNVLIDLYKKCGRLDEQIELLKQKLWMICHGEVFNGKATKTARSHGKKFQVTVKQETSRILGNLGWAYMQQGNFMAAEVVYRKAQMIDPDANKACNLSLCLIKLERNMEARSILLDALQGEFPGSDDPKARTRAEELLQGLVPGEASSLRSMGSAQRVEDAFIEGLDHLMNQWMPLRSKRLPIFEEISPFRDQLAC; from the exons atgagccaGAGGAAGAGTCAGAAGCAAGAAACCCCTCCTCCATATCGCGTTCTTCACAAGCTGCCTCAAGGTGACAGCCCTTACGTCCGAGCCAAGCACGTCCAG CTGGTTGAGAAAAATCCGGACGCGGCAATAGGTCTGTTTTGGAAGGCGATAAATGCAGGGGATAGAGTAGATAGTGCACTCAAAGACATGGCTATTATCATGAAACAACAAGACAGAGCAGAAGAAGCGATTGAAGCAGTTCGATCTTGTAGGCATCTCTGCTCCACACATGCTCAAGAATCTCTGGACAACGTACTCATCGACTTGTACAAG AAATGTGGTAGACTGGACGAACAGATTGAACTATTGAAGCAGAAACTGTGGATGATATGCCATGGTGAGGTTTTCAATGGGAAGGCCACAAAGACAGCACGTTCGCATGGAAAGAAGTTTCAGGTCACTGTCAAGCAAGAGACTTCCAGAATACTG GGCAACCTAGGATGGGCATACATGCAACAGGGCAACTTTATGGCAGCCGAAGTGGTTTACCGTAAAGCTCAGATGATCGATCCTGATGCAAACAAGGCATGCAACTTGTCTTTATGCCTGATCAAGCTAGAAAGGAACATGGAGGCACGCTCCATTCTTTTAGATGCATTGCAAGGTGAATTTCCAGGATCTGACGACCCAAAGGCGAGAACCCGGGCTGAGGAGCTATTGCAAGGATTAGTGCCAGGGGAAGCTTCCTCGTTACGGTCGATGGGGTCGGCCCAGAGGGTCGAGGATGCTTTCATTGAAGGACTTGATCACTTGATGAACCAGTGGATGCCACTAAGATCGAAGAGACTTCCCATTTTTGAAGAGATTTCTCCGTTTAGGGATCAGTTGGCTTGTTGA